The proteins below come from a single Halostagnicola larsenii XH-48 genomic window:
- a CDS encoding 30S ribosomal protein S4e, translated as MSNHQKRLSVPKSWPVERKTETFTVKAGAGPHGEAGVPLVVLLRDVLGYVDSKKEARYALSEDSILVNGDAINDEQRPIGMFDIIAFPDLEEYYRIFPDEGGRLALTPIDADAADSRLGKIDGKQQVAGGDTQLTLHDGTNIIVDDEYSAKDSVVIDNDDKSIVAHFPYEEGELVTAVRGNHAGKIGTIENIEVTKGSGSNIVTVETDDELFETVEEYVFVIDEKFAGDDE; from the coding sequence ATGAGCAACCATCAGAAACGACTCTCGGTACCGAAATCCTGGCCCGTCGAGCGCAAGACCGAGACGTTCACCGTCAAGGCCGGCGCCGGCCCGCACGGTGAAGCAGGCGTTCCGCTCGTCGTTCTCCTGCGGGACGTTCTCGGCTACGTCGACTCCAAGAAAGAAGCGCGCTACGCGCTCTCGGAGGACTCGATCCTCGTCAACGGCGACGCGATCAACGACGAACAGCGCCCAATTGGGATGTTCGACATCATCGCGTTCCCCGACCTCGAGGAATACTACCGAATCTTCCCCGACGAGGGCGGTCGACTCGCGCTGACCCCGATCGACGCCGACGCGGCCGATAGCCGCCTCGGAAAAATCGACGGCAAGCAGCAAGTCGCCGGTGGCGACACCCAGTTGACGCTTCACGACGGGACGAACATCATCGTCGACGACGAGTACAGCGCGAAGGACTCGGTCGTCATCGACAACGACGACAAATCGATCGTCGCTCACTTCCCCTACGAAGAGGGCGAACTCGTGACGGCCGTTCGCGGCAATCACGCCGGCAAGATCGGAACGATCGAGAACATCGAAGTCACGAAAGGAAGCGGCTCCAACATCGTGACCGTCGAGACCGACGACGAACTGTTCGAGACCGTCGAAGAGTACGTCTTCGTCATCGACGAGAAATTTGCAGGTGATGACGAATGA
- a CDS encoding 50S ribosomal protein L5, with protein sequence MSEASEAEFHEMREPRVEKVVVHMGVGRGGRDLGKAEDIIEEVTGQQSVRTQAKRTEPEFGIREGEPIGTKVTLRDDDAAEFLETALTLADLSANQFDDTGNFSFGVEEHTDFPSQEYDPSIGIYGLDVTVNLVRPGYRVSKRDKATQQIPSRHRLTPEDAIAYLESSFDVDVEESTDE encoded by the coding sequence ATGAGCGAAGCGAGCGAGGCTGAGTTCCACGAGATGCGCGAACCGCGCGTCGAAAAAGTCGTCGTCCACATGGGCGTCGGCCGCGGTGGCCGCGACCTCGGGAAAGCCGAAGACATCATCGAGGAGGTCACCGGACAACAGAGCGTTCGAACCCAGGCCAAACGGACCGAACCGGAGTTCGGCATCCGCGAGGGCGAACCGATCGGCACGAAGGTCACCCTTCGTGACGACGACGCAGCTGAATTCCTCGAGACGGCTCTGACTCTCGCCGACCTCTCGGCGAACCAGTTCGACGATACGGGGAACTTCAGCTTCGGTGTCGAAGAACACACCGACTTCCCGAGCCAGGAATACGATCCGAGCATCGGTATTTACGGGCTGGACGTGACCGTCAACCTGGTCCGACCGGGATACCGCGTCTCGAAACGTGACAAAGCGACCCAGCAGATTCCATCGCGACACCGACTGACCCCCGAGGATGCGATCGCGTACCTCGAGTCCAGTTTCGACGTCGACGTGGAGGAGTCCACAGATGAGTGA
- a CDS encoding 30S ribosomal protein S14: MSESENERTGEHAEKRTGQMEACQRCGRKQGLVGKYDINLCRQCFREIARDMGFKKYR, translated from the coding sequence ATGAGTGAAAGTGAAAACGAACGAACGGGCGAACACGCCGAAAAGCGTACGGGCCAGATGGAGGCCTGCCAGCGCTGCGGCCGAAAGCAGGGACTCGTCGGCAAGTACGACATCAACCTGTGTCGGCAGTGTTTCCGCGAAATCGCCCGCGACATGGGATTCAAGAAGTACAGATGA
- a CDS encoding 30S ribosomal protein S8 has protein sequence MTGNNPLSNALSGLDNAEDVGHLSHEVQPASNEIGSVLEVFYDRGYIDGFDLVDDGKAGTFEVELKGAINECGPVKPRYAVGADEFEKWEKRFLPARDFGTLVVTTSSGIMSHYEAREKGIGGQVIAYVY, from the coding sequence ATGACAGGGAATAACCCCCTCAGCAACGCGCTTTCGGGGCTCGACAACGCAGAAGACGTCGGGCACCTGAGTCACGAGGTACAGCCCGCCTCGAACGAAATCGGCAGCGTACTCGAGGTCTTTTATGACCGCGGGTACATCGACGGATTCGATCTCGTCGATGACGGAAAAGCCGGAACGTTCGAAGTCGAACTGAAAGGAGCGATCAACGAATGTGGGCCCGTCAAACCCCGCTACGCCGTCGGTGCCGATGAATTCGAGAAATGGGAGAAGCGATTCCTCCCGGCTCGAGACTTCGGGACGCTCGTCGTCACGACGAGCAGTGGCATTATGAGCCACTACGAGGCACGCGAGAAGGGGATTGGAGGGCAGGTGATCGCATACGTCTACTAA
- a CDS encoding 50S ribosomal protein L6: MRVELEIPDEVTAEVDHLDVTVEGPEGTITRRLWYPDVTVEVEDDTVVIESENEDAKTNATVGTFESHIENAFHGVTAGWEYKMEVFYSHFPMQVRAEGSEVVIENFLGEKAERRTTIHGDTDVSVDGEELTLVGPNKEDVGQTAADIEQLTKVKGKDTRVFQDGVYITEKPAAGGA, encoded by the coding sequence ATGCGAGTTGAACTGGAAATTCCCGACGAAGTAACCGCCGAGGTCGATCATCTCGACGTGACGGTCGAGGGTCCGGAAGGCACCATCACGCGGCGTCTCTGGTATCCCGACGTTACCGTCGAAGTCGAAGACGACACCGTGGTCATCGAAAGTGAAAACGAGGACGCGAAAACGAACGCGACCGTTGGCACCTTCGAAAGCCACATCGAGAACGCCTTCCACGGCGTGACCGCGGGCTGGGAGTACAAGATGGAAGTCTTCTACTCTCACTTCCCGATGCAGGTCCGCGCGGAAGGCAGCGAGGTCGTCATCGAGAACTTCCTTGGCGAAAAGGCAGAGCGACGAACGACTATCCACGGTGACACCGACGTCTCCGTCGACGGTGAGGAACTCACCCTCGTCGGTCCCAACAAAGAGGACGTTGGACAGACCGCAGCAGATATCGAACAGCTGACGAAGGTCAAAGGAAAGGACACCCGCGTCTTCCAGGACGGGGTCTACATCACCGAAAAGCCGGCAGCCGGAGGTGCCTGA
- a CDS encoding 50S ribosomal protein L32e, translating to MAEDEQEADTDEQAPSEPNGDEPEDLESISGVGSSKADALRDAGFESVQDVKEASQDDLAEIDGIGNALAARIKADVGDLEVTEETEAEIEDEDAEEDVDEDVETELQPRGLVEKTPDLSENEQRLLSQRSGEGKPQFNRQDYHMKKRTPESWRRPRGQLSKQRKGIKGKGPKVQAGYRTPKAVRGKHPSGFEEVYVENADDLEGVDGDTQAVRIASSVGARKRERIEELAEDDGVRVLNPTYVEVEVEDEQ from the coding sequence ATGGCAGAAGACGAACAAGAAGCCGATACTGACGAACAGGCTCCCTCGGAACCGAACGGTGACGAGCCGGAGGATCTCGAGAGTATCAGCGGCGTCGGTTCGAGCAAGGCCGACGCGCTTCGCGACGCCGGATTCGAATCCGTTCAGGACGTCAAAGAGGCGTCCCAGGACGATCTCGCCGAGATCGACGGCATCGGCAACGCGCTCGCCGCCCGTATCAAAGCGGACGTCGGCGATCTCGAGGTTACCGAGGAAACCGAAGCAGAGATCGAAGACGAAGACGCCGAGGAAGACGTCGACGAAGACGTCGAGACGGAACTGCAACCGCGCGGTCTCGTCGAGAAGACGCCGGACCTCTCCGAGAACGAACAGCGGCTTCTGAGCCAGCGCAGCGGCGAAGGTAAACCGCAGTTCAACCGGCAGGACTACCACATGAAAAAGCGGACCCCCGAATCCTGGCGGCGGCCACGCGGCCAGCTCTCGAAGCAGCGCAAGGGTATCAAAGGGAAAGGTCCGAAAGTGCAGGCAGGATATCGCACGCCGAAGGCCGTTCGAGGCAAACACCCGAGCGGCTTCGAGGAGGTCTACGTCGAGAACGCAGACGACCTCGAGGGTGTCGACGGCGATACGCAGGCGGTTCGAATCGCCTCCTCGGTCGGCGCTCGCAAACGCGAGCGGATCGAGGAACTCGCCGAAGACGATGGCGTTCGCGTGCTGAACCCAACCTACGTGGAAGTCGAAGTGGAGGACGAACAATGA
- a CDS encoding 50S ribosomal protein L19e: protein MTDLSAQKRLASDVLDVGKNRIWLDPDAQSDIAEAITREEIRDLVDQGIIQAEDASGNSRGRARERNKKRAYGHQNGPGKRRGKKGARQNEKEQWTKQIRAQRRKLRELRDKGELTPTQYRQLYKKAGGGEFRSVRYLLNYIDDNYGDQ, encoded by the coding sequence ATGACTGATCTTTCCGCACAGAAACGACTTGCATCCGACGTTCTCGACGTCGGCAAGAACCGCATCTGGCTCGATCCCGACGCCCAGTCCGATATCGCCGAGGCGATCACGCGCGAGGAAATCCGCGACCTCGTCGATCAGGGCATTATTCAGGCCGAGGACGCCAGCGGGAACTCCCGTGGGCGAGCGCGCGAGCGTAACAAAAAACGCGCATACGGCCACCAGAACGGCCCGGGCAAGCGCCGCGGCAAGAAAGGTGCACGCCAGAACGAGAAAGAACAGTGGACGAAACAGATTCGCGCACAGCGCCGAAAGCTCCGTGAACTCCGCGATAAAGGCGAACTGACGCCGACGCAGTACCGCCAGCTCTACAAGAAAGCAGGCGGTGGCGAGTTCCGAAGCGTTCGGTACCTGTTGAACTACATCGACGACAACTACGGTGACCAATAA
- a CDS encoding 50S ribosomal protein L18, translated as MATGPRYKVPMRRRREVRTDYHQRLRLLKSGKPRLVARKSNKHTTAQLISPGPQGDETVASAHSSDLAEYGWEAPTGNIPAAYLTGLLAGKRAVESDIEEAVLDIGLNTATPGNKAFAVQEGAIDAGLEIPHNDSVLADWERTRGEHIAEYAESLDEPLYSGEFDATELPEHFDDVREAILE; from the coding sequence ATGGCGACAGGACCACGATACAAAGTTCCGATGCGTCGTCGCCGCGAGGTCCGGACGGACTACCACCAGAGGTTGCGCCTGCTGAAATCGGGCAAGCCCCGCCTCGTTGCTCGCAAGAGCAACAAGCACACTACGGCGCAGCTGATCTCCCCCGGCCCGCAAGGCGACGAAACGGTCGCGAGCGCACACTCGAGTGATTTAGCGGAGTACGGCTGGGAAGCACCCACAGGAAACATTCCGGCGGCGTATCTGACCGGCCTGCTGGCCGGCAAACGGGCCGTCGAATCAGATATCGAGGAGGCGGTTCTCGATATCGGTCTAAATACGGCAACGCCCGGAAACAAGGCGTTCGCCGTTCAGGAGGGTGCAATCGACGCCGGTCTCGAGATTCCTCACAACGATAGTGTGCTCGCAGACTGGGAGCGAACTCGCGGCGAGCACATCGCCGAGTACGCTGAGAGCCTGGACGAACCGCTCTACAGCGGCGAGTTCGATGCGACCGAACTACCCGAACACTTCGATGACGTACGAGAGGCGATCCTAGAATGA
- a CDS encoding 30S ribosomal protein S5, with protein MSGNDYNDGWQPVTRLGRKVQEGEIETMEDALNTGLPLKEPEIVDQLLPGLDDEVLDINMVQRMTDSGRRVKFRCVCVVGNRDGFIGYAEGRDDQVGSAIQKAIGIAKLNMIKVPRGSGSWEDRSDRPHSLTHQTTGKAGSVEVELIPAPEGLGLAASDTVNAVLELAGIENAWTKSHGNTRTTVNLAKATYNALENASQARQPEVIDG; from the coding sequence ATGAGTGGAAACGACTACAACGACGGCTGGCAGCCGGTCACCCGTCTCGGCCGCAAGGTCCAGGAGGGCGAAATCGAGACGATGGAAGACGCCCTCAACACGGGACTTCCGCTAAAGGAACCCGAAATCGTCGATCAGCTCCTCCCCGGACTGGACGACGAGGTACTGGACATCAACATGGTCCAGCGGATGACCGACTCCGGACGCCGGGTGAAGTTCCGCTGTGTCTGTGTCGTCGGCAACCGCGACGGTTTCATCGGCTACGCCGAGGGACGAGACGATCAGGTCGGCTCTGCCATCCAGAAAGCGATCGGTATTGCAAAGCTCAACATGATCAAGGTCCCGCGCGGTTCGGGATCCTGGGAGGACCGTTCGGACCGACCACACTCGCTGACTCACCAGACGACCGGCAAAGCTGGTTCCGTCGAGGTCGAGCTCATCCCCGCGCCGGAAGGCCTGGGACTTGCGGCGAGTGATACGGTCAACGCCGTCCTCGAGCTTGCGGGAATCGAAAACGCCTGGACGAAAAGCCACGGCAACACCCGAACGACGGTGAACCTCGCGAAAGCAACCTACAACGCGCTCGAGAACGCCTCGCAAGCGCGCCAACCCGAGGTGATCGACGGATGA
- a CDS encoding 50S ribosomal protein L30, whose translation MKAVVQIRGEVNRNTDVDDTLSMLNIHSVNHATLIPDTDAYRGMITKVNDFVAHGEPDQDVLETLLEKRAEPLEGRQSDVDEEWLEANTEYSEFSELAEALLAEETTLRDEGLSPTLRLHPPRGGHDGVKHAAVEGGQLGKHTTPEINDLLESMR comes from the coding sequence ATGAAAGCCGTCGTGCAGATTCGTGGCGAAGTAAACCGGAATACCGATGTCGACGATACGCTCTCGATGCTCAACATCCACAGCGTCAATCACGCGACGCTGATTCCGGATACCGACGCCTACCGTGGGATGATCACGAAGGTCAACGACTTCGTCGCCCACGGTGAGCCGGATCAGGACGTCCTCGAAACGCTACTCGAGAAGCGAGCGGAGCCCCTCGAGGGCCGACAGTCCGACGTCGACGAGGAGTGGCTCGAGGCGAACACGGAGTACAGCGAGTTCAGCGAGCTGGCCGAGGCGTTGCTGGCAGAAGAGACGACGCTTCGCGACGAAGGTCTCTCGCCGACGCTTCGACTGCACCCACCGCGGGGCGGTCACGACGGCGTCAAACACGCCGCCGTCGAAGGTGGCCAACTCGGAAAACATACAACCCCGGAGATTAACGACCTCCTAGAATCGATGCGATAA
- a CDS encoding uL15m family ribosomal protein, whose protein sequence is MTSKKRRQRGSRTHSGGSHKNRRGAGHRGGRGRAGRSKHEFHNYEPKHKHGFKRPQGIREDVVEVDVQKLDEDVALYVADDLAEESGDGYEIDARDVVEDGHEADVVKVLGTGQVRNTLTITADAFTEAAREKLEDAGGEPVLTERAVAKAEADADESDEE, encoded by the coding sequence ATGACGAGTAAAAAACGACGCCAACGTGGCTCGCGAACGCACAGTGGTGGCTCCCACAAGAATCGTCGCGGAGCCGGTCACCGTGGCGGACGCGGCCGCGCCGGGCGCTCAAAACACGAGTTCCACAACTACGAACCGAAGCACAAACACGGCTTCAAACGACCGCAGGGGATCCGCGAGGACGTCGTCGAAGTCGACGTTCAGAAGCTCGACGAAGATGTCGCGCTCTACGTCGCCGACGACCTCGCCGAAGAGTCGGGCGACGGCTACGAGATCGACGCCCGTGACGTCGTCGAAGACGGTCACGAGGCCGACGTCGTAAAGGTCCTCGGCACCGGACAGGTCCGAAACACGCTCACGATCACGGCCGATGCCTTTACTGAGGCCGCCCGTGAAAAACTCGAAGACGCTGGTGGAGAGCCAGTTCTCACCGAGCGTGCGGTTGCGAAAGCTGAAGCCGACGCCGACGAATCCGACGAGGAATAA
- the secY gene encoding preprotein translocase subunit SecY, translating into MGWKEAAEPVLTRMPTVRRPEGHVPFKRKLAWTAGILVLYFFLTNIDLLGAASGQDIYGQFRSVIAGSQGSLLQVGIGPIVTASIVMQLLGGANLLGLDTDDPRDQVLYQGLQKVLVIAMTALTALPMVFAGGILPAQQSLQLGGFAFSSTEIKLLMFAQIFVGGILILYMDEVVSKWGIGSGIGLFIIAGVSQRLVTGFVQPAAGGFFFDWYRIITGDIAVGSVFSSDGLNTILLGQGDLIALFTTLLIFGIVVYAESVRVEIPLSHARVKGARGRFPVKLIYASVLPMILVRALQANLQFIGQIIETQVGMPSVLGVYGSGGEPVSGFFYYTSPIYSPQDWMWWTAGVDQAWWMVMIRVSIDLAFMVIGGAIFAIFWVETTDMGPDATAQQIQNSGMQIPGFRQNVGVIEKVMERYIPQVTVIGGALVGLLAVWANMLGTIGGVDGTGLLLAVSITYKLYEEIAEEQMMEMHPMMRQMFGGGE; encoded by the coding sequence ATGGGATGGAAGGAAGCCGCCGAACCGGTTTTGACGCGGATGCCGACAGTACGCCGCCCGGAGGGACACGTTCCCTTCAAGCGAAAGCTCGCGTGGACGGCAGGCATCCTCGTGTTGTATTTTTTCTTGACAAACATCGACTTGCTCGGCGCTGCGAGCGGACAGGACATCTACGGTCAGTTCCGTTCGGTCATCGCCGGGTCGCAGGGCTCGTTGCTACAGGTCGGTATTGGCCCAATCGTCACGGCTAGCATCGTCATGCAGTTGCTCGGCGGTGCAAATCTGCTCGGCCTGGATACGGACGACCCGCGGGATCAGGTCCTCTATCAGGGACTGCAGAAGGTGCTCGTCATCGCGATGACCGCGCTGACGGCGCTCCCGATGGTGTTTGCCGGCGGCATCCTCCCAGCCCAGCAGTCGCTTCAGCTTGGCGGCTTTGCGTTCTCATCGACGGAAATCAAACTGCTGATGTTCGCGCAGATTTTCGTCGGCGGGATACTCATCCTCTACATGGACGAGGTCGTCAGCAAATGGGGGATCGGAAGCGGTATCGGTCTCTTCATCATCGCTGGCGTCAGCCAGCGGCTGGTCACCGGATTCGTCCAGCCCGCAGCGGGCGGGTTCTTCTTCGACTGGTATCGCATCATCACCGGCGACATCGCCGTCGGTTCGGTCTTCAGTAGCGACGGACTGAACACGATATTACTCGGTCAGGGAGACCTCATTGCCCTGTTTACGACGCTCCTGATCTTTGGGATCGTCGTCTACGCCGAGTCGGTGCGCGTCGAGATTCCGCTGAGCCACGCTCGAGTGAAGGGTGCTCGCGGTCGCTTCCCGGTGAAGCTTATCTACGCGAGCGTCCTGCCAATGATCCTTGTTCGTGCGCTGCAGGCGAACCTGCAGTTCATCGGACAGATCATCGAAACGCAGGTCGGAATGCCGAGCGTACTCGGCGTCTACGGTAGTGGTGGCGAACCCGTCTCCGGGTTCTTCTACTACACCTCGCCGATCTACTCGCCACAGGACTGGATGTGGTGGACCGCGGGGGTCGATCAGGCCTGGTGGATGGTCATGATTCGGGTCAGTATCGACCTCGCGTTTATGGTCATCGGCGGTGCGATCTTCGCGATCTTCTGGGTCGAGACGACCGACATGGGCCCGGACGCAACGGCCCAACAGATCCAGAACTCGGGAATGCAGATTCCCGGATTCCGACAGAACGTCGGCGTCATCGAGAAGGTCATGGAGCGGTACATTCCGCAAGTGACCGTCATTGGTGGTGCGCTCGTCGGGTTGCTCGCCGTCTGGGCGAACATGCTCGGCACCATCGGTGGGGTCGACGGGACCGGTCTCCTGCTTGCGGTCTCTATCACCTACAAGCTATACGAGGAAATCGCCGAAGAGCAGATGATGGAGATGCACCCGATGATGCGCCAGATGTTCGGCGGCGGCGAATAA
- the gcvPB gene encoding aminomethyl-transferring glycine dehydrogenase subunit GcvPB, whose product MSDDNAREAPGTVDPSGRSRYDQARYVRNGQYEPLLVEKDRTRVEIDESPLPEDLTRDDLELPDPSEPELVRHYTRLSQMVYGIDSGPYPLGSCTMKYNPKFTEDVASLPSALVHPDRSEESIQGTLEVLARLQEYLEVIGGMDAVTLQPPAGAAGEFVGIRVAAAYHEHTDEGQRDEVIIPESAHGTNFATAALGGYDVVSLPSDEGGRVDLEALEAALSENTAALMLTNPNTLGLFERDIETIAEMVHDAGGLLYYDGANLNALLGRARPGDMGFDVMHYNVHKTFATPHGGGGPGAGPVGVVSELAPFLPEPRVRNADGGYELFAPEHSIGHVHGYQGNWLVLVKAFAYIARVGDDGLTDSSAKAVLNANYLASQIEYDVPYGPFHHEFVASAGEQDAADVAKRMLDYGVHPPTTKWPEIVPEALMTEPTEIESKETLDQLAAAFNAVAEEGAEILESAPERTTARRIDQTSAARNPRLSWHALEEE is encoded by the coding sequence ATGAGCGACGATAACGCTCGGGAAGCGCCCGGAACCGTCGATCCGAGCGGCCGCTCGCGATACGATCAGGCCCGGTACGTTCGAAACGGCCAGTACGAACCGTTGCTCGTCGAGAAGGACAGGACCCGCGTCGAGATCGACGAGTCGCCGCTTCCCGAGGACCTGACCAGAGACGACCTCGAGTTACCCGACCCGTCCGAACCGGAACTCGTTCGTCACTACACGCGGCTCTCCCAGATGGTCTACGGCATCGACAGCGGCCCCTACCCGCTGGGGTCGTGTACGATGAAGTACAACCCGAAGTTCACGGAGGACGTCGCGTCCCTGCCGAGCGCGCTCGTCCATCCGGACCGCTCGGAAGAGTCGATTCAGGGAACCCTCGAGGTGCTCGCCAGACTGCAGGAATACCTCGAGGTCATCGGCGGCATGGACGCCGTTACCCTCCAACCTCCCGCGGGTGCCGCCGGCGAGTTCGTCGGCATCCGCGTCGCCGCGGCCTACCACGAGCACACCGACGAGGGCCAGCGCGACGAAGTGATCATCCCCGAGAGCGCTCACGGGACGAACTTCGCGACCGCCGCACTCGGCGGCTACGACGTGGTCTCCCTGCCGAGCGACGAGGGCGGACGGGTCGATCTCGAGGCGCTCGAGGCCGCATTGTCGGAGAACACGGCGGCGCTCATGTTGACCAACCCGAACACGCTCGGGCTGTTCGAACGCGATATCGAGACCATCGCCGAGATGGTCCACGACGCCGGCGGCTTGCTCTACTACGACGGCGCGAACTTGAACGCGCTTTTGGGCCGCGCTCGCCCTGGCGATATGGGTTTCGACGTGATGCACTACAACGTCCACAAGACGTTCGCAACCCCCCACGGCGGCGGCGGGCCTGGTGCCGGGCCGGTCGGCGTCGTCTCCGAACTCGCCCCCTTCCTCCCCGAACCTCGAGTTCGCAACGCAGACGGCGGCTACGAACTGTTTGCCCCCGAACACTCGATCGGTCACGTCCACGGCTACCAGGGCAACTGGCTCGTGCTCGTGAAAGCGTTCGCCTACATCGCCAGGGTAGGAGACGACGGACTCACAGACTCGAGTGCGAAGGCAGTCCTCAACGCGAATTATCTCGCGAGCCAGATCGAGTACGACGTTCCCTACGGCCCGTTCCACCACGAGTTCGTCGCCAGCGCCGGCGAGCAGGACGCCGCCGATGTCGCAAAGCGCATGCTCGACTACGGCGTTCACCCGCCGACGACCAAGTGGCCCGAAATCGTCCCGGAGGCGCTCATGACCGAACCCACCGAAATCGAGAGCAAGGAAACGCTCGACCAGCTCGCCGCCGCGTTCAACGCCGTGGCCGAGGAAGGAGCCGAGATTCTCGAGTCCGCGCCCGAACGAACGACCGCGCGTCGAATCGACCAGACGAGTGCAGCCCGGAATCCGCGGCTATCCTGGCACGCGCTCGAAGAAGAGTAG
- the gcvPA gene encoding aminomethyl-transferring glycine dehydrogenase subunit GcvPA gives MNGLHATGSPYAPHTDETLTAMLEAVGADTVEDLFDIPEAVQYDGEFGIDARTERETRQLVRTILQRNADLTELLGRGQYGYYVPSVVDHLSNRSEFLTSYTQYQPEVSQGFLQALFEYQSLLVELTGLSIANCSMYDAASALGEAATLAKRVRTTSGHRVLIPELLSEGRRSTLENYVEGTDLTVETYATADGNVDLEALEEAVDETAIMIYAENPTIRGTIEEHLAEIGAVAADADALFVLGTDPIALSLLQKPADVGADVVVGDASVLGLPASYGMGLGLFATRESYLRQVPGRLVGASEDATDRRAFTLTLQTREQHIRRERATSNICTNQAWVALRTAIHAAALGPDGMIELAKRGVTRAESLAADVDALVGVKAPVHDRRHFREFVAHVDQPAKAIADDLERQGFAVHVVGEHELQFCVAGVTDDELDAFVETLEEVL, from the coding sequence ATGAATGGATTACACGCCACGGGGAGTCCGTACGCTCCCCACACGGACGAGACCCTCACGGCGATGCTCGAGGCGGTCGGTGCCGACACCGTCGAAGACCTCTTCGACATCCCAGAGGCGGTACAGTACGACGGTGAGTTCGGCATCGACGCTCGAACTGAACGAGAAACGCGTCAGTTAGTTCGAACGATACTCCAGCGCAACGCGGACCTCACGGAACTGCTCGGACGGGGGCAGTACGGCTACTACGTTCCGTCGGTCGTCGATCACCTGTCGAATCGCTCGGAGTTTTTGACCTCCTACACCCAGTATCAGCCCGAGGTTTCACAGGGGTTCTTGCAGGCGTTGTTTGAGTACCAGTCGCTGCTCGTCGAACTCACCGGACTGTCGATCGCGAACTGCTCGATGTACGACGCCGCGAGCGCGCTCGGTGAAGCGGCGACGCTCGCGAAACGGGTTCGGACGACCTCGGGCCACCGCGTGCTCATCCCCGAACTCCTAAGCGAGGGCCGACGGAGCACCCTCGAGAACTACGTCGAAGGCACCGATCTCACCGTCGAGACGTACGCGACCGCCGACGGAAATGTCGATCTCGAGGCGCTCGAAGAGGCGGTCGACGAGACGGCCATCATGATCTACGCGGAAAACCCAACGATTCGGGGAACGATCGAAGAGCACCTCGCGGAAATCGGCGCGGTCGCCGCCGACGCCGACGCGCTGTTCGTCCTCGGCACCGATCCGATCGCGCTCTCGCTGCTCCAGAAACCGGCCGATGTGGGTGCGGACGTCGTCGTCGGCGATGCGAGCGTGCTCGGTCTGCCCGCGAGCTACGGGATGGGTCTCGGGCTGTTCGCGACCCGTGAGTCGTACCTCCGGCAGGTTCCGGGCCGACTCGTCGGTGCGAGCGAAGACGCGACGGACAGACGGGCATTTACGCTCACGCTCCAGACGCGAGAACAGCACATCCGTCGCGAGCGTGCGACCAGTAACATCTGTACGAATCAGGCGTGGGTCGCACTTCGGACGGCGATCCACGCGGCCGCACTCGGCCCCGACGGGATGATCGAACTCGCAAAACGAGGTGTTACCCGAGCCGAATCGCTCGCCGCCGACGTCGACGCGCTCGTCGGCGTCAAAGCGCCCGTCCACGACCGGCGGCACTTCCGCGAGTTCGTTGCCCACGTCGATCAACCGGCGAAAGCGATCGCCGACGACCTCGAGCGCCAGGGCTTTGCAGTACACGTCGTCGGCGAACACGAACTGCAGTTCTGCGTCGCAGGTGTCACGGACGACGAACTCGATGCGTTCGTCGAGACCCTCGAGGAGGTGCTTTGA